The following nucleotide sequence is from Populus trichocarpa isolate Nisqually-1 unplaced genomic scaffold, P.trichocarpa_v4.1 scaffold_104, whole genome shotgun sequence.
TTAAAGCATAGTTGTTAACTATTAACTAACTTGAAAACTTATATTTTGAAGTCAACTTGGAtcggattttaaattaaactagaaaGATATTTACCTGTTTGAGTCaactttaaagatttttttttaaaacaaaacaatttattttaataaaaatgattgatttgaatttattgataatttggtATGATCAGCCGGTATGACAAATATGACTAAAAGCTTGGATTTAGATTTAGCTGGCCATGGTCGTGGTATTTTTTCTAATGCAAGGAAAGTGCAAGAAGTACAAGCGTAGCAAAGTTGTTTGATAAGGGAATGCATCTTGAAAATGGCATCTGGCCAAGTCTTTGCAAAAGAAAGGTTACACAGGTAATTCGTTGACAATGGTGCCTCTTGGTCCTTTTTTCTTAGATTAGAACTTCCATGACGCGGTAACTTCCATGACGCggtacattttttaaatatatctgcCCCCTGGAGGACAAGGACTATTGGAAAAATGCAGTTGGCAATTGAGAAGTCTTCGTATTGGAAGGTTTCAATGAGCTTTTTTCTTGCTGATATTGATTGATTAGTCAATAAATTTAGGTTCATTTAGCATGAGTTTTTACGTCGACTGAAAACTCTGGACTTTTCCCTTGTCATGGACCATTTGTGTGCTTAAATATGTTACTTTTTTGGTACCAGTGAGTTAAAAAATTTCCAGGAATGGCTTCTTCtagttttgatttgatattCCTAGTAGTAATGTTACTGTTACCATTCATGGCTGTTGCTCAAACTAACGGAAGAGTACCTGTGGGAGCATCCATCACTGCAACTGATGATTCTCCTTCATGGCTTTCTGCTTCTGGTGAATTTGCATTCGGGTTTCGCCAGCTGGAGAACAAGGATTATTTCTTGTTGTCCATTTGGTATGAAAAGATTCCTGAGAAGACCGTAGTTTGGTATGCAATTGGAGAGGATCCTACAGATGATCCTGCTGTACCAAGGGGATCGAAGGTGGAGCTGACTGATGATCGTGGGCTGTTGCTTGCTGATCCTCAAGGCAATCTAATATGGACATCTCGTATCCTTCTAGGTGCAGTTTCGTCAGGTGTTATGAATGACACTGGCAACTTCGTGCTTCAAAACAGAAATTCTGAAAGGTTGTGGGAGAGTTTCAACAATCCCACTGATACATTGTTGCCTACTCAGATTATGGAGGCTGGAGGGGTGGTTTCTTCTCGAAGGACGGAGACCAACTTTTCGCTGGGGAGATTCCAGCTCCGTTTGCTTGATAATGGAAATCTTGTGCTGAATTCTATGAATTTGCCAACCAAATTTGCTTACGACGACTACTATGGAAGTGGAACTTCTGATGcttcaaattcatcaaattctgGTTATCGATTGCTCTTCAATGAGTCAGGCTACATGTACATATTGAGAAGAAATGGGCTGAGAGAGGATCTCACAAAAACAGCACTTCCTACTACAGACTTCTACCGTAGGGCAACTCTCAATTTTGATGGTGTTTTCACTCAATATTCATACCCGAAAACATCCTCTTCTATTAGAAGCTGGTCACCTGTCAGGTCTGAACCAGAAAATATATGCAAGTTTAATTCAATTTGGGGTAGTGGAGCGTGTGGATACAACAGCATCTGCAGCCTTAGTGTTGATCGAAGGCCCAATTGTACTTGTCCACAAGAATTTTCTTTGCTTGATCAGAATGACAAGCATGGAGGCTGCATACCAAATTTCGAAATAAGCTGCAAAGATAATGGAAAAAATTCCTCAGAAGATCTGTATGATTTTGTTGAGCTAAGATATGTTGATTATCCATCAGGTGATGCAGAACATTTACAACCTCAAAATGAAGAACAGTGCAGAAAAGCTTGCTTGAATGACTGTCTCTGTGGGGCTGTCATCTTTTTAGGCAACAACTGCTGGAAGAAGAAGTTACCACTTTCGAATGGAAAAGTTGACAGTGGTTTTAACGGGAAGACTTTCATCAAATTTAAGAAAGGTCATATCCCTCCCGGGAATCCTGTTCTTCAGATTCCTGAAACGAAGACGGAAAGGGACGACATTAAGGTCATCACAGGAATAGTGCTCTTGGTTAGCTCTGTATTTGTCAACTTTATATTGATCAGTACATTATGTTTCTGTTCTTCCTTCATTTACCGCAACAAAGTAGCAAATGTTCGAGAAGAAAACAATGTGGAGTCAAACTTGCGTTCATTTACATACAAAGAGCTCACAGAAGCTACAGAAGGCTTCAAGGATGAACTGGGGAGAGGAGCTTTTGGTGGTGTTTACAAGGGTGCGATAAAAACAggttttactaattttattgcTGTGAAGAAGTTAGATGGCGTGGTTGAACATGGCGAGAAGGAATTCAAAACCGAAGTGACTGTGATCGGTCAGACGCATCACAAGAATTTGGTCCGATTGTTAGGATTTTGTGACGAGGGGCAGCATCGTTTGTTGGTGTATGAGTTCTTGAGTAATGGCACTCTAGCCGATTTTCTTTTTGGAAGCTTAAGGCCTAGTTGGAAGCAAAGAACTCAGATTGCCTTCGGCATTGCAAGAGGACTCTTGTACCTACACGAAGAATGTAGCACCCAAATCATTCACTGTGACATAAAGCCGCAGAACATTCTTATTGATGACTACTACAATGCTCGGATATCAGATTTTGGATTGGCAAAACTTTTGGCGATTAATCAGAGCCAAACCAAAACTGCCATTCGAGGAACAAAAGGATATGTTGCTCCTGAATGGTTTAGGAACACACCAGTCACTGTGAAGGTTGATGTCTATAGCTTTGGTGTCTTGCTGCTAGAGATCATCTGTTGTCGGAGAAGTGTAGATCTGGAGATCAGTGGAACTGGAGCTATATTGATCGACTGGGCTTATGACTGCTATAGGCACGGAACGCTTGACGCTTTGATTGAAGATGACATGGAGGCCATGAATGACGTATCAACACTAGAGAGGGCTATGAAGGTTGCAATTTGGTGCATTCAAGAGGTGCCATCTCTTAGACCCACCATGAGGAAGGTGACACAGATGCTTGAAGGAGTTGTTGAAGTGCCTGCTCCACCGAATCCGTTCCCGTTCAGTGAAATTAGCTGCTCCTGAAAACAACAGTAACTGCCTTAATTTCAACTAGTTATGATTTTTCTGACTCTGGTTGTATCCATACTCATCTAATGATTCATCTGTTGCCAGTATATTCATTTCTCATCCAATTCTACGTGATAGAAGTGCAAAACATTATAGTTTTCTTCAAGGAGCTTTTCATCTTGTCCACAGCTGAGTGTTTATTACAGTTATATGGATTTCGTCAAGATTATTTCTCAAATTTTGCTGCTCTCTGATTGTAAGTTTAAAATGACTTCTCATTTTCTCAGAAGAACATCATCACGGATTAATAGAATTTACAATCATTAGTATGGTTTTCCTCAAGATTAGTGCTCGATTTTTACCACTTCCTGATTGTAAATCGAGGACCATTTCCCTCCTGTTTTCGGAAGAACACAAagcattttgaagaaaattattatgaaaatcGCGGGCTGGTGGTTGCTGATCCTCGAGGCAAAGAGTTTCAGCAAACCTACTGATACATTGTTGCCTACTCACACTACGGAgacaacaaagaaagaaattcgACAGCTAGACGCATAGTTATCACTTAGGTGTTAAATCTTCAAGGTCgcagattttcaaaatataaaatctgtCACCATGTGCACCTCCCTCTAGTTATACCCTATGTTGCTGTTTTTCGTTGGCCAGTAAGGATGCTCTCATGCAAGTGAGTTGGAGGTAAGATTGTCAAGATTCTGTTGAATGTTTTGTTGACAGAGAGGGCAGTCTTGCTCGTTGCAAAATATGGTATTTGCCTGCATGCGAACacacactcacacacacacacaagagagcccaccttctttttttttaatgtctcgAGCCTGCAGTGCCATTTTAATTCTCTGCCAGGATTAACGAAACTAcagagaaattaataaaaaaactttcatataTTCTGAAAAGTCTTTGAAttcaataatctaataaaaaaacaacacatcaaCTACTtataaagagataaaaataaaactaacaaaaaaaaaaaaaaaactaaagctaagtaaaaaaaactaattaacacatgaaattaactagaaaaaaattaaaataacatcttctaattaagtttaaaagtttGAAACATACAAGCTTTTTTCTAAGGATTTATCATGTCTATCAAATCTATAAACATAATAGCAATATATTCCATGCGATGA
It contains:
- the LOC112325733 gene encoding G-type lectin S-receptor-like serine/threonine-protein kinase RLK1, with the protein product MLLLPFMAVAQTNGRVPVGASITATDDSPSWLSASGEFAFGFRQLENKDYFLLSIWYEKIPEKTVVWYAIGEDPTDDPAVPRGSKVELTDDRGLLLADPQGNLIWTSRILLGAVSSGVMNDTGNFVLQNRNSERLWESFNNPTDTLLPTQIMEAGGVVSSRRTETNFSLGRFQLRLLDNGNLVLNSMNLPTKFAYDDYYGSGTSDASNSSNSGYRLLFNESGYMYILRRNGLREDLTKTALPTTDFYRRATLNFDGVFTQYSYPKTSSSIRSWSPVRSEPENICKFNSIWGSGACGYNSICSLSVDRRPNCTCPQEFSLLDQNDKHGGCIPNFEISCKDNGKNSSEDLYDFVELRYVDYPSGDAEHLQPQNEEQCRKACLNDCLCGAVIFLGNNCWKKKLPLSNGKVDSGFNGKTFIKFKKGHIPPGNPVLQIPETKTERDDIKVITGIVLLVSSVFVNFILISTLCFCSSFIYRNKVANVREENNVESNLRSFTYKELTEATEGFKDELGRGAFGGVYKGAIKTGFTNFIAVKKLDGVVEHGEKEFKTEVTVIGQTHHKNLVRLLGFCDEGQHRLLVYEFLSNGTLADFLFGSLRPSWKQRTQIAFGIARGLLYLHEECSTQIIHCDIKPQNILIDDYYNARISDFGLAKLLAINQSQTKTAIRGTKGYVAPEWFRNTPVTVKVDVYSFGVLLLEIICCRRSVDLEISGTGAILIDWAYDCYRHGTLDALIEDDMEAMNDVSTLERAMKVAIWCIQEVPSLRPTMRKVTQMLEGVVEVPAPPNPFPFSEISCS